From Micromonospora nigra, one genomic window encodes:
- a CDS encoding RrF2 family transcriptional regulator yields MRLSARVDYALRATAELASVAAAGAGRGRPVTADQIARTQEIPPKFLESILLQLRRGGIVQAQRGPEGGYWLARPAAEISLADVIRVIDGPLAHVRGQRPEQLGYHGAARALQDVWIALRASERQILELVTVADVASGELPEPITELVADPSAWI; encoded by the coding sequence ATGCGCCTGTCCGCCCGGGTCGACTACGCCCTGCGAGCGACCGCCGAGCTGGCCTCCGTGGCCGCCGCCGGTGCCGGTCGGGGCCGCCCGGTCACCGCCGACCAGATCGCGCGCACCCAGGAGATCCCGCCGAAGTTCCTGGAGAGCATCCTGCTACAACTGCGTCGGGGCGGCATCGTGCAGGCCCAGCGGGGCCCCGAGGGCGGCTACTGGCTGGCCCGCCCGGCCGCCGAGATCTCCCTCGCCGACGTGATCCGGGTGATCGACGGTCCGCTGGCGCACGTGCGCGGGCAGCGCCCCGAGCAGCTCGGCTACCACGGCGCGGCCCGCGCCCTGCAGGACGTGTGGATCGCGCTGCGGGCCAGCGAACGGCAGATCCTCGAACTGGTCACCGTCGCCGACGTGGCCAGCGGCGAGCTGCCGGAGCCGATAACCGAGCTGGTGGCCGACCCCAGCGCCTGGATCTGA
- a CDS encoding acyl-CoA thioesterase yields MSVDGTPSGQAAVDQLLEVLDLTSTGEMTFRGMSPPVGPQRVYGGQVAGQALVAAGRTVDPERFVHSLHGYFVRAGDPAEPIAYEVENIRDGRSFSVRRAVALQHDKPIFFMSASFQRREEGLDHQAPTPPDVPGPDDVPTMTERLSRYPERLGIWGQIPRPIDVRYVGEPGWVPPGDRPADPHQRVWMRLDGKLPDDPLLHACALTYASDLTLLDSVLSVHGEVWGPGGVVGASLDHALWFHRPFRADDWFLYDCWSPSASGARGLATGRMFTADGRHIASAVQEGLLRRVGE; encoded by the coding sequence GTGAGCGTCGACGGCACACCCTCCGGCCAGGCCGCCGTCGACCAGCTCCTGGAGGTCCTCGACCTCACCTCGACCGGGGAGATGACCTTCCGGGGGATGAGCCCCCCGGTCGGTCCCCAGCGGGTGTACGGGGGGCAGGTCGCCGGGCAGGCCCTGGTGGCCGCCGGCCGCACCGTCGACCCGGAACGGTTCGTGCACTCACTGCACGGCTACTTCGTCCGGGCCGGCGACCCCGCCGAGCCGATCGCGTACGAGGTGGAGAACATCCGCGACGGCCGGTCCTTCTCGGTGCGCCGCGCGGTGGCGCTCCAGCACGACAAGCCGATCTTCTTCATGTCGGCCTCGTTCCAGCGTCGGGAGGAGGGGCTGGACCACCAGGCCCCCACCCCGCCGGACGTACCGGGGCCGGACGACGTGCCGACGATGACCGAGCGGTTGTCGCGGTACCCGGAGCGGCTGGGCATCTGGGGGCAGATCCCCCGGCCGATCGACGTGCGGTACGTCGGTGAGCCGGGCTGGGTGCCCCCCGGTGACCGGCCCGCCGACCCGCACCAGCGGGTGTGGATGCGCCTCGACGGGAAGCTGCCCGACGACCCGCTGCTGCACGCCTGCGCCCTGACGTACGCCTCCGACCTCACCCTGCTCGACTCGGTGCTGTCGGTACACGGCGAGGTGTGGGGGCCGGGCGGCGTCGTCGGCGCGAGCCTCGACCACGCGCTGTGGTTCCACCGGCCGTTCCGCGCCGACGACTGGTTCCTCTACGACTGCTGGAGCCCCTCGGCCTCGGGTGCGCGAGGGCTCGCCACCGGCCGGATGTTCACCGCCGACGGCCGGCACATCGCCAGCGCCGTGCAGGAGGGCCTGCTCCGCCGCGTCGGCGAGTGA
- the pyk gene encoding pyruvate kinase — MGVTRRAKIVCTLGPATSSPERIRGLVEAGMNVARLNFSHGSHEDHETVFRLVREAADAAGKPVAILADLQGPKIRLGRFADGPHEWRTGDSVVITGDDVVGTKDRVSCTYRKLPQEVRPGDRLLIDDGRVAVEVTDVTGNDIRCLVTEGGPVSNNKGVSLPNVAVSVPALSEKDADDLRFALGLGADLIALSFVRSADDIKLVHAIMAEEGVHRPVLAKVEKPEAVDHLEAIVLAFDGVMVARGDLGVELPLDQVPLVQKRAVQLCRENAKPVIVATQMLDSMIENSRPTRAEASDVANAVLDGADAVMLSGETSVGKYPVLTVSTMAKIVTTTEAGSIGVPRLQHDPRTHGGALTVAASSIARAIGAKALVAFSQTGDTVRRLSRLHCDLPLLAFTPVPEVRNQLALCWGVETFHMPFVEHTDDMFRQVDQALLGLGLADPGDYVVIVAGSPPGTPGSTNTLRVHQLGSLVDAASARALQ; from the coding sequence ATGGGCGTGACACGCCGCGCGAAGATCGTCTGCACCCTTGGTCCTGCCACCTCGTCCCCGGAGCGCATCCGTGGCCTCGTCGAGGCCGGCATGAACGTGGCGAGGCTCAACTTCAGCCACGGCAGCCACGAAGACCACGAAACGGTCTTCCGCCTGGTGCGTGAGGCCGCCGACGCGGCCGGCAAGCCGGTTGCCATCCTGGCCGACCTACAGGGTCCGAAGATCCGCCTCGGCCGGTTCGCCGACGGCCCGCACGAGTGGCGCACCGGCGACTCCGTGGTGATCACCGGTGACGACGTGGTGGGCACGAAGGACCGGGTCTCCTGCACCTACCGGAAGCTGCCGCAGGAGGTCCGGCCCGGTGACCGGCTGCTGATCGACGACGGCCGGGTCGCCGTCGAGGTCACCGACGTCACCGGCAACGACATCCGCTGCCTGGTGACCGAGGGCGGCCCCGTCTCCAACAACAAGGGCGTCTCGCTGCCCAACGTCGCCGTCAGCGTCCCCGCCCTGTCCGAGAAGGACGCGGACGACCTGCGGTTCGCCCTCGGGCTCGGTGCCGACCTGATCGCCCTGTCGTTCGTGCGCTCCGCCGACGACATCAAGCTGGTGCACGCGATCATGGCCGAGGAGGGCGTGCACCGTCCTGTCCTGGCGAAGGTGGAGAAGCCGGAGGCGGTCGACCACCTGGAGGCGATCGTGCTCGCCTTCGACGGCGTCATGGTGGCCCGCGGTGACCTCGGCGTGGAGCTGCCGCTGGACCAGGTGCCGCTGGTGCAGAAGCGCGCCGTCCAGCTGTGCCGGGAGAACGCCAAGCCGGTGATCGTCGCCACCCAGATGCTCGACTCGATGATCGAGAATTCGCGGCCGACCCGGGCCGAGGCGTCCGACGTGGCCAACGCGGTGCTCGACGGCGCCGACGCGGTGATGCTCTCCGGCGAGACGAGCGTCGGCAAGTACCCGGTGCTGACCGTCAGCACCATGGCCAAGATCGTCACCACGACCGAGGCCGGCTCGATCGGGGTGCCCCGGCTCCAGCACGACCCGCGTACGCACGGTGGTGCGCTCACCGTGGCCGCCTCGTCGATCGCCCGCGCGATCGGCGCCAAGGCCCTGGTCGCGTTCTCGCAGACCGGCGACACCGTGCGGCGGCTGTCCCGGCTGCACTGCGACCTGCCGCTGCTGGCCTTCACGCCGGTGCCCGAGGTGCGCAACCAGCTCGCGCTGTGCTGGGGCGTGGAGACCTTCCACATGCCGTTCGTCGAGCACACCGACGACATGTTCCGCCAGGTCGACCAGGCACTGCTCGGGCTGGGGCTGGCCGACCCGGGCGACTACGTGGTGATCGTCGCCGGCAGCCCGCCCGGCACCCCCGGCTCCACCAACACCCTGCGCGTGCACCAGCTCGGCTCGCTGGTCGACGCCGCGTCGGCACGGGCGTTGCAGTGA
- a CDS encoding YciI family protein: MTGMPEVDFALDTYECIVLYPGAAGRALAPETVQRLQAEHIEHMQALQRRGIILVAGSIDGPARRPDPPLGFGLAYTGSVDDVRSVMEADPAVQAGLYKVDVMTFLCPAGSLEFPLVKAQS, translated from the coding sequence ATGACGGGCATGCCGGAGGTCGACTTCGCGCTCGACACCTACGAGTGCATCGTGCTCTATCCGGGCGCGGCCGGCCGGGCGCTGGCACCGGAGACCGTCCAGCGCCTCCAGGCCGAGCACATCGAGCACATGCAGGCCCTGCAGCGCCGCGGCATCATCCTGGTCGCCGGCTCGATCGACGGCCCGGCCCGGCGGCCCGACCCGCCGCTGGGCTTCGGCCTGGCCTACACCGGTTCCGTCGACGACGTCCGCAGCGTCATGGAAGCCGACCCGGCGGTCCAGGCCGGCCTCTACAAGGTGGACGTGATGACGTTCCTCTGTCCAGCGGGTTCGCTGGAGTTCCCGCTGGTCAAGGCGCAGAGCTGA
- a CDS encoding alpha/beta fold hydrolase, whose amino-acid sequence MLLRKIVPVLAFTVAAVLAAPATTALAAPDRPAADADRAAPADPAASRTGTPAAGDRETSTAAQIAAAAAGNPVIVVGGLSGIATVYQPLAARLRADGYRVWIYQLPNLGLGDITDSARAFSTFVGQVRASTGAAKVDVVAHSEGGLVSRYYIKSLGGASAVGRYVSLGSPQYGTYVANIVKFLGLGSCAGIVACQQMSIGSTFLAGLNAGDDTPGAVRWTAVRTLQDELVRPVDNARLADGATNVLIQASCPLRVVGHLALVLDGTTYTVIRQALRDQAIRPNCFAL is encoded by the coding sequence TTGCTGCTCCGAAAGATCGTTCCCGTCCTCGCGTTCACCGTCGCCGCGGTCCTGGCCGCCCCCGCCACCACCGCGCTCGCGGCCCCCGACCGGCCGGCCGCCGACGCCGACCGGGCCGCCCCGGCCGACCCGGCGGCCAGCCGTACCGGCACCCCCGCCGCCGGGGACCGCGAGACCAGCACCGCCGCCCAGATCGCCGCCGCAGCAGCCGGCAACCCCGTCATCGTCGTCGGCGGCCTCAGCGGCATCGCCACCGTCTACCAGCCGCTGGCCGCCCGGCTGCGCGCCGACGGATACCGGGTCTGGATCTACCAGCTACCCAACCTCGGACTCGGCGACATCACCGACTCGGCCCGCGCATTCAGCACCTTCGTCGGGCAGGTCCGTGCGTCCACCGGCGCGGCCAAGGTCGACGTCGTCGCCCACTCCGAGGGCGGCCTGGTGTCCCGCTACTACATCAAGAGCCTGGGCGGGGCCAGTGCCGTCGGCCGCTACGTCAGCCTCGGCAGCCCGCAGTACGGCACGTACGTGGCCAACATCGTGAAGTTCCTCGGCCTGGGCAGCTGCGCCGGCATCGTCGCCTGCCAGCAGATGTCGATCGGCTCGACGTTCCTCGCCGGCCTCAACGCCGGTGACGACACCCCCGGCGCGGTCCGCTGGACGGCCGTGCGCACCCTCCAGGACGAGCTGGTGCGACCCGTCGACAACGCCCGGCTGGCCGACGGGGCGACCAACGTGCTGATCCAGGCCTCGTGCCCGCTGCGGGTGGTCGGGCACCTGGCCCTGGTGCTCGACGGCACCACCTACACGGTGATCCGGCAGGCCCTGCGCGACCAGGCGATCCGCCCCAACTGCTTCGCGCTGTAG
- a CDS encoding TerC family protein codes for MEFLASPELWIAFATLLLLEVVLGIDNVVFISILAGRLPEHQQARARTIGISLALVTRLILLASLSWVIGLTAPLFTVLGQEISGRDLILLLGGLFLLIKATYEIHEHLEGEEHAKKSKAVSFGSVIAQILVLDVVFSLDSVITAVGMVDELFIMVAAVVVAMIIMLVSAGAVSNFVNQHPTVKMLALSFLLLIGASLIAESFDQHIPKGYVYGPIAFSIFVEFLNLRARRKRQEAKPVHLHPTYVKKGQARPESEPEAATPAS; via the coding sequence ATGGAGTTTCTAGCCAGCCCCGAGCTGTGGATCGCGTTCGCGACCCTGCTCCTGCTGGAGGTCGTGCTGGGCATCGACAACGTCGTGTTCATCTCGATCCTGGCGGGGCGCCTGCCCGAGCACCAGCAGGCCAGGGCCCGCACGATCGGAATCAGCCTGGCCCTGGTCACCCGGCTGATCCTGCTGGCGTCGCTGTCCTGGGTGATCGGGCTGACCGCGCCGCTGTTCACGGTGCTGGGTCAGGAGATCTCCGGGCGGGACCTCATCCTGCTGTTGGGTGGGTTGTTCCTGTTGATCAAGGCGACGTACGAGATCCACGAGCACCTGGAGGGCGAGGAGCACGCGAAGAAGTCCAAGGCCGTCTCGTTCGGCTCGGTCATCGCGCAGATCCTCGTCCTCGACGTGGTCTTCTCGCTGGATTCGGTGATCACCGCCGTGGGCATGGTCGACGAGCTGTTCATCATGGTGGCGGCGGTCGTCGTCGCGATGATCATCATGCTGGTCTCGGCCGGCGCGGTGAGCAACTTCGTCAACCAGCACCCGACGGTGAAGATGCTGGCCCTGTCGTTCCTGCTGCTCATCGGTGCCAGCCTGATCGCCGAGAGTTTCGACCAGCACATCCCGAAGGGCTACGTGTACGGCCCGATCGCCTTCTCGATCTTCGTCGAGTTCCTCAACCTGCGGGCCCGTCGCAAGCGCCAGGAGGCGAAGCCGGTGCACCTGCACCCGACGTACGTCAAGAAGGGCCAGGCCCGCCCGGAGTCCGAGCCGGAGGCCGCGACGCCGGCCAGCTGA
- a CDS encoding YciI family protein — translation MTRYLISFNDGAMDHIPDDEIPDVGKAAHAVVQEAVDAGVWVFGTGLQRQQASIVATDGMVTDGPYPETREVIGGFVVLDLAAREEALAWAAKFAAACRCAQEVRHLMPDPETDAILRAADRR, via the coding sequence ATGACGCGGTATCTGATCTCGTTCAACGACGGCGCGATGGACCACATCCCCGACGACGAGATTCCCGACGTGGGCAAGGCCGCGCACGCAGTGGTCCAGGAGGCCGTGGACGCCGGTGTGTGGGTGTTCGGCACCGGGCTGCAACGCCAGCAGGCGAGCATCGTGGCCACGGACGGGATGGTCACCGACGGGCCCTACCCGGAGACCAGGGAGGTCATCGGCGGGTTCGTGGTCCTCGACCTTGCCGCACGCGAAGAGGCGCTGGCCTGGGCTGCGAAGTTCGCCGCCGCTTGCCGCTGTGCGCAGGAGGTCCGGCACCTGATGCCCGACCCGGAGACAGACGCGATACTCCGCGCGGCAGACAGGCGATGA
- a CDS encoding YcxB family protein, with the protein MHIRFDVPADPAYPGRVAAALSSVRLRRYGYIGAVLAAVGAIGFVVSRGFAWADQVSSLCMAMVVVGLLSMLYSPWVAWRARRRSSRYAVEGGYDITDDNIMMRSGSESGGIAWDGVTRVKDTPEFWIVFVGRMPATVIPRRLMAAEDAETLRAFMAERGLLQLR; encoded by the coding sequence GTGCACATCCGTTTCGACGTCCCCGCCGATCCCGCCTATCCAGGCCGCGTGGCCGCTGCGCTCAGCAGTGTTCGGCTGCGCAGGTACGGCTACATCGGCGCGGTGCTGGCGGCCGTCGGAGCGATCGGTTTCGTCGTGTCGCGGGGGTTCGCCTGGGCCGATCAGGTCTCGTCGCTGTGCATGGCGATGGTCGTGGTCGGCCTGCTGTCGATGCTGTACTCACCGTGGGTGGCGTGGCGCGCCCGGCGTCGCTCCAGTCGCTACGCCGTCGAGGGCGGCTACGACATCACCGACGACAACATCATGATGCGCAGCGGCTCGGAGTCCGGCGGCATCGCCTGGGACGGTGTGACCAGGGTGAAGGACACTCCCGAGTTCTGGATCGTGTTCGTCGGCCGGATGCCGGCGACCGTGATCCCACGCCGCCTGATGGCCGCTGAGGACGCCGAGACGTTGCGTGCTTTCATGGCCGAACGAGGGCTGCTCCAGCTCCGCTGA
- a CDS encoding SRPBCC family protein: MPVTDVQQDLDNLTLTITADFAAPVERIWQVYADPRQLEKVWGPPTYPATVVDHDLTPGGRVTYYMTSPEGDKFAGYWLVTTVDEPRSFSFDDGFADLDFNPKPGLPVSTNVYTFTEHDGGTRATYVSRYESAEALQQVLDMGVVEGATAAINQIDDLLAS, from the coding sequence ATGCCCGTGACCGACGTCCAGCAGGACCTCGACAACCTCACCCTGACCATCACGGCGGACTTCGCCGCTCCCGTCGAGCGGATCTGGCAGGTCTACGCCGATCCACGCCAGTTGGAGAAGGTGTGGGGACCGCCGACCTACCCGGCGACGGTGGTCGACCACGACCTCACGCCCGGCGGTCGCGTGACCTACTACATGACCAGCCCCGAGGGCGACAAGTTCGCCGGATACTGGCTGGTCACCACCGTGGACGAGCCGAGGAGTTTCTCCTTCGACGACGGCTTCGCCGATTTGGACTTCAACCCGAAGCCGGGACTGCCCGTCTCGACCAACGTCTACACCTTCACCGAGCACGACGGCGGCACCCGCGCCACCTACGTAAGCAGGTACGAGTCCGCCGAAGCGTTGCAGCAGGTGCTCGACATGGGCGTGGTGGAGGGTGCCACCGCGGCGATCAACCAGATCGACGACCTGCTCGCCTCCTGA
- a CDS encoding ArsR/SmtB family transcription factor, with amino-acid sequence MTDESADRADALFHALADRTRRDILRRVLAGEHSISTLAAKYDMSFAAVQKHVAVLEKAGLLIKRRHGREQLARGDVEAVRSVASMLTELERVWRGRIARIDVLIASDFDQED; translated from the coding sequence GTGACGGACGAGAGCGCTGACCGAGCGGACGCTCTGTTCCACGCGCTCGCTGACCGCACCCGGCGCGACATCCTGCGCCGTGTGCTGGCCGGGGAGCACTCCATCTCCACTCTCGCGGCGAAGTACGACATGAGCTTCGCGGCGGTACAGAAGCACGTCGCCGTGCTGGAGAAGGCCGGTCTGCTCATCAAGCGACGCCACGGTCGCGAGCAGCTGGCCCGCGGGGACGTGGAGGCGGTGCGTTCGGTGGCGTCCATGCTCACCGAGCTGGAAAGGGTGTGGCGTGGCCGCATCGCGCGCATCGACGTACTCATCGCATCCGACTTCGACCAGGAGGACTGA
- a CDS encoding RNA polymerase sigma factor, which yields MDTAAQDDSTLVEALRRGERAGLEGMYRRYVDRLYTYARTVLREPEAAADAVHDAFLAASQRIDQLREPDRLRSWLYAIVRNECLRQLRDRSRSLPLEEAGEPAADGADPGAGVNAEQVRDLVHTAVAALNPGDREVVHLAIRHDLSSADIGTALGVPTNHAHARLSRARSQLERALGALLVASTGARDCPTLAGLIDGWQGRLTPTLRKRVSRHIESCAVCGLLRREQLSPAALLSAYTAPAFLVAADTVWPRLVETWATGVGADPASFAEAAPAPGAAADPVGAVVADLSPAARPVRTTSAASHERHRRRMAATVALLILLAALGTWALAPGRPTAARDASGQPASQARGPAAGDSATHAAAPPPVAAPATGTRAAEPPAGAAGPTPGAVVAPSKGDGAARTDAPDAVPGRPVPSPTAAPSRPPTAPRPTAAPPVAAAFTVTATAHVRCGSDTYTLVVEATGSAALDGAEVRWTPNGGSTSVRAMTVDGAAARVSVGRLGAPRLTWSVRATATDGRTAQSPTHAVTDPCVRPG from the coding sequence ATGGACACGGCGGCACAGGACGACTCCACCCTGGTCGAGGCGCTGCGGCGCGGCGAGCGGGCCGGGCTGGAGGGCATGTACCGGCGCTACGTCGACCGGCTTTACACGTACGCCCGCACCGTGCTGCGCGAGCCGGAGGCCGCCGCGGACGCCGTCCACGACGCGTTCCTCGCGGCCAGTCAGCGCATCGACCAGCTCCGCGAGCCCGACCGGTTGCGCTCCTGGTTGTACGCGATCGTGCGTAACGAGTGCCTCCGGCAGCTCCGGGACCGGTCCCGTTCCCTGCCGCTGGAGGAGGCCGGCGAACCGGCGGCCGACGGGGCGGACCCGGGCGCGGGCGTCAACGCCGAGCAGGTACGCGACCTGGTGCACACGGCGGTCGCCGCGTTGAACCCGGGCGACCGTGAGGTGGTGCACCTGGCCATCCGTCACGACCTGTCGTCCGCCGACATCGGTACGGCCCTCGGGGTGCCCACGAACCACGCGCACGCCCGGTTGTCGCGCGCCCGCTCGCAGCTCGAACGGGCACTGGGGGCGTTGCTGGTGGCCAGCACCGGGGCCCGGGACTGCCCGACTCTCGCCGGTCTGATCGACGGCTGGCAGGGTCGGCTCACCCCGACGTTGCGCAAGCGGGTCTCCCGGCACATCGAGAGCTGCGCGGTGTGCGGGCTGCTCCGGCGGGAACAGCTCAGCCCGGCCGCGTTGCTGTCGGCGTACACGGCACCGGCCTTCCTGGTCGCCGCTGACACGGTGTGGCCGCGACTGGTCGAGACGTGGGCGACCGGCGTCGGGGCCGACCCGGCGTCCTTCGCGGAGGCCGCCCCGGCGCCCGGTGCGGCGGCTGACCCGGTGGGCGCGGTCGTGGCCGACCTCTCGCCGGCGGCCCGTCCGGTGCGGACGACCTCGGCTGCGAGCCACGAGCGGCACCGGCGGCGGATGGCCGCGACCGTGGCCCTGTTGATCCTCCTCGCCGCCCTCGGGACCTGGGCGCTGGCACCGGGGCGTCCGACCGCCGCCCGGGACGCCTCCGGCCAGCCGGCGTCGCAGGCGCGTGGACCGGCGGCCGGCGATTCGGCGACGCACGCCGCCGCGCCGCCGCCGGTCGCCGCTCCGGCAACCGGTACGCGGGCCGCCGAACCGCCGGCAGGCGCCGCCGGTCCGACGCCCGGAGCCGTGGTCGCGCCGTCGAAGGGCGACGGTGCCGCCAGGACCGACGCGCCCGACGCCGTGCCGGGCAGACCCGTGCCGTCGCCGACCGCGGCGCCGTCCAGGCCTCCGACGGCACCCCGGCCGACTGCCGCACCGCCGGTCGCCGCGGCGTTCACGGTCACCGCCACCGCCCATGTGCGGTGCGGCTCGGACACGTACACCCTCGTGGTGGAGGCCACCGGCAGCGCCGCGCTCGACGGTGCCGAGGTTCGCTGGACGCCCAATGGCGGCAGCACGTCGGTCCGGGCGATGACGGTGGACGGGGCGGCCGCGCGGGTCAGCGTGGGGCGGCTGGGCGCGCCGAGGCTGACGTGGTCGGTACGGGCGACGGCCACGGACGGTCGCACGGCGCAGAGCCCGACCCATGCGGTCACCGACCCGTGCGTCCGGCCGGGGTAG